In Halarcobacter bivalviorum, a genomic segment contains:
- a CDS encoding TolC family protein, whose amino-acid sequence MFNKKFLITSFCCFFLVSANAKELSLEELIDIALNNNTNIQITKNQKDVSEQKLRQAKALYLPQVTSVANTGEYDIKQNGIKEDGTVNSVTLSANQLIYDFGKTTSAIKASSYNVEASSNDVTSTVQEIVLAVKKAYFEILNKYQQIIVAKEAVKLDELQLSQAEEYFKAGIRTQIDITNAQLQLSNSNLKLIQAQYDLKRAKTNLISILGKNISEDLSVQVDKGNINSLAKNATLNYQDTNNLIGIALKNRAEIKKYDSLINANKQNLKNATYQYLPTIDVSASYNEQDSDDITSLDSNQTAVLLNLKWDIFTGFSRDANRKIALSNLSSSYKQKEQQELAIIEAVTNAHLNTKQSFETIKISLLSLDLATRNLDLAQQRYKAGLNDLLELNDAKLEYTQAKSNLVNTYYAHLVNSANLEYSLGIIK is encoded by the coding sequence ATGTTCAATAAAAAATTCTTAATTACAAGCTTTTGTTGTTTTTTTCTAGTATCAGCAAATGCAAAAGAGTTATCTTTAGAGGAGCTAATAGATATTGCTTTAAATAATAATACAAATATTCAAATAACTAAAAATCAAAAAGATGTAAGTGAACAAAAACTTAGGCAAGCTAAAGCTTTATATCTTCCTCAAGTTACTTCTGTAGCAAATACAGGAGAGTATGATATTAAACAAAATGGAATAAAAGAAGATGGTACTGTAAATAGTGTAACCCTTAGTGCAAATCAACTTATTTATGATTTCGGTAAAACAACAAGTGCTATTAAAGCTTCAAGTTATAATGTTGAAGCTTCAAGTAATGATGTTACTTCTACAGTACAAGAGATAGTATTAGCAGTAAAAAAAGCATATTTTGAGATTTTAAATAAATACCAACAAATAATTGTGGCAAAAGAGGCTGTTAAGCTTGATGAATTACAACTCTCTCAAGCAGAAGAGTACTTTAAAGCAGGTATTAGAACTCAAATAGATATTACAAATGCCCAACTTCAATTATCAAACTCAAATTTAAAACTTATTCAAGCTCAATATGATTTAAAAAGAGCAAAAACAAATCTTATCTCTATCTTAGGAAAAAATATAAGTGAAGATTTAAGTGTTCAAGTAGATAAAGGAAATATTAACTCTCTTGCAAAAAATGCTACTTTAAATTATCAAGATACTAATAATCTAATTGGAATTGCGCTAAAAAATAGAGCTGAAATAAAAAAATATGATTCATTGATTAATGCAAATAAACAAAATCTTAAAAATGCAACTTATCAATATTTACCAACTATTGATGTGAGTGCTTCTTATAATGAACAAGATTCTGATGATATTACTTCTTTAGATTCAAATCAAACTGCTGTTTTATTAAATCTAAAATGGGATATTTTTACAGGCTTTTCAAGGGATGCAAATAGAAAAATTGCCCTTTCAAATCTTAGCTCTTCATATAAACAAAAAGAGCAACAAGAATTAGCAATAATCGAAGCAGTGACAAATGCTCATCTAAATACAAAACAAAGCTTTGAAACTATAAAGATTAGCTTACTTAGTTTAGATTTAGCTACAAGAAACTTAGATTTAGCACAACAAAGATATAAAGCAGGTTTAAATGATTTACTTGAATTAAATGATGCTAAATTAGAGTATACACAAGCAAAATCAAACCTTGTAAACACCTATTATGCTCATTTAGTAAATAGTGCAAACTTAGAGTATAGTTTAGGAATTATAAAATGA
- a CDS encoding efflux RND transporter periplasmic adaptor subunit, translating into MKLKKLFIFSLTIITLVVFSACSDKKEEQKLPLEEKKVKVDVHTIKKQTYPIWVNFSGKTEAFKDVSITSRVTGELKNRYFEAGDQVKKDQLLFKIDDIKYKNIVEQKEASLQKDKASLNLAIANVKRYSPLVEKGLAPKEKLDQLIAEQKQLKAVVDADIATLKQAKLDVEYTEIKATIDGVIGKPLVDIGNMINASSTELAKVVQSNPLYTNFNPSTDEVSLIKKYKSEEKPKVEVIQSQNEYNTVKTTGYVDFIDSVTNETTGTVAMRAIINNDDNLLLPGTFVEINLFITDQIPVIAISPNNLGQNQLGPYVLVVNAENKIETRQLKLNYSNNDLVIISEGLQEGDKVVVSDITKLRNSMSVEATQVANPIKF; encoded by the coding sequence ATGAAATTAAAAAAACTATTTATATTTAGCTTAACGATTATTACTTTAGTTGTTTTTTCTGCTTGTAGCGATAAAAAAGAAGAACAAAAACTTCCCCTTGAAGAAAAAAAAGTTAAGGTTGATGTTCATACTATAAAAAAACAGACTTATCCTATTTGGGTAAATTTTTCTGGAAAAACAGAAGCATTTAAAGATGTATCTATTACGTCAAGAGTTACAGGTGAATTAAAAAATAGATATTTTGAAGCTGGAGACCAAGTAAAAAAAGATCAACTTCTATTTAAAATAGATGATATCAAATATAAAAATATTGTTGAGCAAAAAGAGGCTTCATTACAAAAAGATAAAGCAAGTTTAAATCTGGCTATTGCAAATGTAAAAAGATATTCTCCTTTAGTAGAAAAAGGTCTTGCTCCAAAAGAGAAACTTGACCAATTAATTGCTGAACAAAAACAGTTAAAAGCTGTAGTTGATGCAGATATTGCAACTTTAAAACAAGCAAAACTTGATGTTGAATATACAGAGATAAAAGCTACGATTGATGGAGTTATTGGAAAACCTTTAGTTGATATTGGAAATATGATAAATGCTTCTTCTACAGAGTTAGCAAAAGTTGTTCAATCAAACCCTTTATATACAAATTTTAATCCTAGTACAGATGAAGTTTCATTAATCAAAAAATATAAATCTGAAGAGAAACCAAAGGTTGAAGTTATTCAGTCTCAAAATGAATACAACACTGTAAAAACAACTGGTTATGTAGATTTTATTGATAGTGTTACAAATGAAACTACAGGAACAGTTGCTATGAGAGCTATAATTAATAATGATGATAATCTTCTACTTCCAGGAACTTTTGTAGAGATTAATCTATTTATTACTGATCAAATTCCTGTAATTGCTATTAGTCCTAATAATTTAGGTCAAAACCAATTAGGACCTTATGTTCTAGTTGTAAATGCTGAAAATAAAATAGAGACAAGACAATTAAAATTAAATTATAGTAATAATGACTTAGTAATTATCTCTGAAGGTTTACAAGAAGGAGATAAAGTTGTTGTAAGTGATATTACTAAACTTAGAAACAGTATGAGTGTAGAGGCTACCCAAGTAGCAAACCCAATTAAATTTTAG
- a CDS encoding MlaD family protein produces the protein MNEEIEHESVKKSKKIVFLIWLLPFIALLISASMLYKHFDKQGEEIGVYFDNAEGFLVDKTPLKYKGIKIGVVTSIDVDETNLNRFLVKIEVDKNALSLVAKEGTKFWKVEPKASLTEISGLNTILSGIYIEAMPNAQSIEEIEKLEEQYTFEAAFERPINYFEEGLFLTLKSSKGSLEVGTPILYKSFVVGKVVKKNLKNDNIFYTLFIEEKYKSLVKKDSNFWNISAIDLKASLSGIKFKVNTLASLIAGGIEFDSNILASPLADTNKVFNLYDSKEDIAYLEDYVILETEFEHNLEIEFTKLIYNGIEVGYVDDISYLLEDKKSYIFVKLKKEFASLLKHTPYFEIVEPKLSLDKLGEISKLAKGTYINITKTKLEKTEEKSIYSLYNEPIKRDIYKIVLKSDDTLKIAENSPVYFKDIKVGKVSSKKLHTKSDELRVEVEIFKEFKYLINDSSIFYVQAPIEVNASLENISFKTAPLGAFLNSSISFETRDLKEKRSVNRFYLFDSYEKMLEAKYFSQKGKRYIVTLDNANRVSKTNSIYYKGVEAGKVVNKKYNENTKKVEVELFVFDSFAKYINESTKFYSISGIDVDVSLSKLNIKTQSLNTLIKGGISFVSFDEKAKNVKNYHKFRFYNSLDEINNEMKFNNKGLRVVVLAKSKSSLKENSPVLYRQLQIGVVENYKLSADGTRVELQLYIDEKFKHLIRTNSVFYNATAFGMKINLLGVKINTETLETLLTGGISLVTPTEYKEKAENMMRFELHDDVQEEWLDWNPKFEKL, from the coding sequence ATGAATGAAGAAATAGAACATGAAAGTGTAAAAAAGAGTAAAAAAATAGTATTTTTAATTTGGCTTCTACCTTTTATTGCTTTACTTATTTCTGCATCAATGTTATATAAACATTTTGATAAGCAAGGAGAAGAAATAGGTGTTTATTTTGATAATGCAGAAGGTTTTCTTGTTGATAAAACACCTTTGAAATATAAGGGAATAAAAATAGGAGTTGTGACAAGTATTGATGTTGATGAGACAAATTTAAATAGATTTTTAGTAAAAATAGAAGTTGATAAAAATGCTTTATCTTTAGTTGCAAAAGAGGGAACAAAGTTTTGGAAAGTGGAACCTAAAGCTTCACTTACAGAGATTTCAGGTTTAAATACTATTTTAAGTGGTATTTATATTGAAGCAATGCCAAATGCTCAAAGTATAGAAGAGATAGAAAAATTAGAGGAACAATATACTTTTGAAGCAGCTTTTGAAAGACCAATTAACTATTTTGAAGAGGGGTTGTTTTTAACTTTAAAATCTTCAAAGGGTAGTTTAGAAGTAGGTACACCTATTTTATATAAAAGTTTTGTAGTTGGTAAAGTAGTAAAGAAAAACCTGAAGAATGATAATATTTTTTATACACTATTTATTGAAGAAAAATATAAAAGTTTAGTGAAAAAAGATAGCAACTTTTGGAATATCAGTGCTATTGATTTAAAAGCCTCTTTAAGTGGTATAAAATTTAAAGTAAATACATTAGCTTCTTTAATTGCAGGAGGAATAGAGTTTGATTCAAATATATTAGCTTCTCCTTTAGCAGATACAAACAAAGTATTTAATCTTTATGATAGTAAAGAGGATATAGCTTATTTAGAAGACTATGTAATTTTAGAAACAGAATTTGAACATAATTTAGAAATAGAGTTTACAAAACTTATTTATAATGGAATTGAAGTAGGGTATGTTGATGATATTAGTTATTTATTAGAAGATAAAAAAAGCTATATTTTTGTAAAACTAAAAAAAGAGTTTGCTTCTTTATTAAAACATACACCATATTTTGAAATAGTAGAACCAAAGCTTTCCCTTGACAAGTTAGGAGAAATATCAAAACTTGCAAAAGGTACGTATATAAATATTACTAAAACTAAACTTGAAAAAACAGAAGAAAAAAGTATTTACTCTTTATATAATGAGCCTATAAAAAGAGATATTTATAAAATAGTTTTAAAAAGTGATGATACCTTAAAAATAGCAGAAAACTCTCCTGTTTATTTTAAAGATATAAAAGTAGGAAAAGTTAGTTCAAAAAAACTACATACAAAATCAGATGAATTAAGAGTTGAAGTTGAGATTTTCAAAGAGTTTAAATATTTAATAAATGATAGCTCAATATTTTATGTGCAAGCTCCTATAGAGGTAAATGCAAGTTTAGAAAACATATCTTTTAAAACAGCACCTTTAGGAGCTTTTCTTAACTCTTCAATCTCTTTTGAAACAAGAGATTTAAAAGAAAAAAGAAGTGTAAATAGATTTTATCTTTTTGATAGTTATGAAAAAATGTTAGAGGCAAAATATTTTTCTCAAAAAGGAAAAAGATATATAGTTACTTTAGATAATGCAAATAGAGTTTCAAAAACAAACTCTATTTATTATAAAGGTGTAGAAGCTGGTAAGGTAGTAAATAAAAAATATAATGAAAATACAAAAAAAGTTGAGGTAGAACTTTTTGTTTTTGATAGTTTTGCTAAATATATAAATGAGAGTACAAAGTTTTACTCTATAAGTGGTATTGATGTAGATGTCTCTTTAAGTAAATTAAATATAAAAACCCAATCTTTAAATACTTTAATTAAGGGTGGAATCTCTTTTGTAAGTTTTGATGAAAAAGCAAAAAATGTAAAAAATTATCATAAGTTTAGATTTTATAATAGCTTAGATGAAATAAATAATGAGATGAAATTTAATAATAAAGGCCTAAGAGTAGTAGTTCTTGCAAAGAGTAAAAGTTCTTTAAAGGAAAATTCACCAGTTTTATATAGACAATTACAAATAGGAGTTGTTGAAAATTATAAACTTTCTGCTGATGGAACAAGAGTTGAACTTCAGTTATATATTGATGAAAAATTTAAACACTTAATAAGAACAAACTCAGTTTTTTATAATGCAACTGCCTTTGGAATGAAAATAAATCTTTTAGGTGTAAAAATAAATACAGAAACTTTAGAAACTCTTCTTACAGGTGGTATTTCATTAGTAACTCCAACAGAATATAAAGAAAAAGCAGAGAATATGATGAGGTTTGAACTACATGATGATGTTCAAGAAGAGTGGTTAGATTGGAATCCTAAGTTTGAAAAACTATAA
- a CDS encoding efflux RND transporter permease subunit, with translation MFSIFFIDRPIFAKVISIFIMIVGLIALYLLPVAQFPQITPPTIQVSATFTGGSAQVVESSVTTPIEEQLNGIEGMIYMDSTSSSDGNSTINLYFESGYDLDVAAIDVQNRVALATPILPDSVKQRGVTTKKKSTSMVQILTIESNDPSHDALFLSNFASINISEELKRIDGVGDVQNLGERKYSMRIWMNPDKLSSLNLGINEVIAAIKEQNTEAALGSIGSSPNSSSNKFQYTLTSKTKLESAQEFEDIIVRHNNDGSKVRIKDIARVELGAENYSWSAKLNNKPTALLGIYQLPGANALDVAKQVGEKIEQLKQRFPEGVVVKPTYDTTKFVEISIKEVIVTLFEALLLVLLVVYFFLQSFRTTIIPAIAIPVSLIGTFALLLAMDFSINTLTLFGLILAIGIVVDDAIIVVENVESNLEKNPDLSVKEATKTAMKEVFAPVISTTLVLLAVFVPVTFIPGISGALYQQFATTIAFAVIISSINALTLSPALCATLLKRKQKNSQEDKKNIIFEKFDNALESFKVIYKKILEKIIKYWQVAAFVYIILLGLTYFAFKTLPTGFIPNEDQGTLVASVALQAGTTLNKTEDTANKVVELMKETKGVKDVISVSGFNLISGALDSSNATIFLVLEDWEKRTTKETSVDSITNIINKKASEQIENATIQVFNMPSIPGISAVGGFEVKLQNLQSMNIKEFEQRAHDFIQKLNEEKSIMMAYTSFNSNYPQYYIDINRDKVASLELKLNDVFSVLQTYLGSLYVNDFNKYGKTYRVFIQADQNFREEKNSINNFFVKNSKGDIVPLSAIVEIKRTSGVSTITHFNSYQSIAINGVHNIKDGYSSGDAIKAIEKVAKETLGSEVGYEFAGMSLQEKEAGNAAMYIFLLSILMVFLFLSAQYESWMMPLMIMLPIPTVMFGALGANMMAGLLNNTYTQIGLVLLIGMSSKNAILIVEFAKELRDKGQTIVDAAINASLLRLRAILMTIFSFLLGILPLVFASGAGAVSRQSLGTAVFGGMIMSTFLTLLLTPVLFVVLQRLREARKEKTDVQ, from the coding sequence ATGTTCTCAATATTTTTTATAGACCGTCCTATTTTTGCAAAAGTTATCTCAATCTTTATTATGATTGTAGGACTTATTGCACTTTATTTATTACCTGTTGCACAGTTTCCACAAATAACACCACCTACTATACAAGTTAGTGCAACTTTTACAGGTGGAAGTGCACAAGTAGTTGAAAGTTCTGTTACAACTCCTATAGAAGAGCAGTTAAATGGTATTGAAGGTATGATTTATATGGATTCAACTTCCTCTTCAGATGGAAACTCTACTATAAATTTATACTTTGAATCAGGCTATGATTTAGATGTAGCTGCAATTGATGTACAAAATAGAGTTGCTCTTGCTACACCAATTTTACCAGATAGTGTAAAACAAAGGGGAGTTACAACAAAGAAAAAGTCAACTTCAATGGTTCAAATTCTTACAATAGAATCAAACGATCCAAGCCATGACGCTCTATTTTTATCAAACTTTGCAAGTATTAATATTTCAGAAGAATTAAAAAGAATTGATGGAGTGGGAGATGTTCAAAACTTAGGAGAAAGAAAATACTCTATGAGAATTTGGATGAATCCTGATAAATTATCAAGTTTAAACCTTGGTATTAATGAAGTTATTGCCGCAATTAAAGAACAAAATACAGAAGCAGCTTTAGGTTCTATTGGTTCAAGTCCAAATAGCTCTTCAAATAAATTTCAATACACTCTTACTTCAAAAACAAAACTTGAATCAGCACAAGAGTTTGAAGACATCATAGTAAGACATAATAATGATGGAAGTAAAGTAAGAATTAAAGATATAGCAAGGGTTGAATTAGGAGCAGAAAACTATAGCTGGTCTGCAAAACTAAACAATAAACCTACTGCATTGTTAGGTATTTATCAATTACCTGGAGCAAATGCTTTAGATGTAGCAAAACAAGTTGGAGAAAAGATAGAACAACTAAAACAAAGATTTCCTGAAGGCGTAGTAGTAAAACCAACTTATGATACTACAAAATTCGTAGAGATTTCTATTAAAGAGGTTATTGTTACACTATTTGAAGCTTTACTTCTTGTTTTACTTGTAGTTTACTTCTTCTTACAATCATTTAGAACAACAATTATTCCAGCAATTGCTATTCCTGTATCTTTAATAGGTACTTTTGCCCTACTTCTAGCTATGGATTTTTCAATTAATACCTTAACTTTATTTGGTCTAATCTTAGCAATTGGTATTGTTGTTGATGATGCTATTATTGTAGTTGAAAATGTTGAATCAAACTTAGAAAAAAATCCTGACTTAAGTGTAAAAGAGGCTACAAAAACAGCTATGAAAGAGGTTTTTGCACCTGTTATTTCTACAACCTTAGTACTTCTTGCCGTATTTGTTCCTGTAACTTTTATTCCAGGAATTTCAGGAGCTTTATATCAACAATTTGCAACAACAATTGCTTTTGCAGTAATTATCTCTTCTATTAATGCACTTACACTTTCACCTGCTCTTTGTGCAACACTTTTAAAAAGAAAACAAAAAAACTCACAAGAAGATAAAAAAAATATTATCTTTGAGAAATTTGATAATGCCTTAGAGAGTTTTAAAGTAATCTATAAAAAAATCTTAGAAAAGATTATAAAGTACTGGCAAGTTGCAGCATTTGTATATATTATTTTATTAGGATTAACATATTTTGCTTTTAAAACTTTACCAACTGGATTTATTCCAAATGAAGACCAAGGAACACTTGTAGCTTCAGTTGCTTTACAAGCAGGAACAACTTTAAATAAAACAGAAGATACAGCAAATAAAGTAGTTGAATTAATGAAAGAGACAAAAGGGGTAAAAGATGTTATCTCTGTTTCAGGATTCAATCTAATTAGTGGAGCTTTAGACTCATCTAATGCAACAATATTCTTAGTTTTAGAGGATTGGGAAAAAAGAACTACAAAAGAGACTTCTGTTGATTCTATTACAAATATAATAAATAAAAAAGCTAGTGAGCAAATTGAAAATGCTACTATTCAAGTATTTAATATGCCTTCAATTCCAGGAATTTCAGCAGTTGGAGGTTTTGAAGTAAAACTTCAAAATCTTCAATCAATGAATATTAAAGAGTTTGAACAAAGAGCACATGATTTTATACAAAAATTAAATGAAGAAAAATCTATTATGATGGCATATACTAGTTTTAATAGTAACTATCCTCAATACTATATTGATATAAATAGAGATAAAGTTGCTTCTTTAGAATTAAAACTAAATGATGTTTTCTCTGTACTTCAAACCTACCTTGGTTCTTTATATGTAAATGATTTTAATAAATATGGAAAAACATATAGAGTTTTTATTCAAGCTGACCAAAACTTTAGAGAAGAAAAGAACTCAATAAATAACTTCTTTGTAAAAAATTCTAAAGGAGATATTGTTCCTTTAAGTGCTATTGTTGAGATTAAAAGAACAAGTGGAGTTAGTACAATTACTCACTTTAATTCATACCAAAGTATTGCAATAAATGGAGTTCATAATATCAAAGATGGCTATAGTTCAGGAGATGCAATTAAAGCAATTGAAAAAGTTGCAAAAGAGACTTTAGGAAGTGAAGTAGGATATGAGTTTGCAGGTATGAGCTTACAAGAAAAAGAAGCAGGAAATGCAGCAATGTATATCTTCTTATTATCGATTTTAATGGTATTTTTATTCCTTTCAGCACAATATGAATCATGGATGATGCCTTTAATGATTATGCTTCCTATTCCAACAGTTATGTTTGGAGCTTTAGGCGCTAATATGATGGCAGGACTTTTAAATAATACTTATACTCAAATAGGACTTGTACTTCTTATTGGTATGAGTTCAAAAAATGCTATTTTAATTGTAGAGTTTGCAAAAGAGTTAAGAGATAAAGGACAAACTATAGTTGATGCAGCAATAAATGCCTCTCTTCTTAGACTTAGAGCTATTTTAATGACTATTTTCTCATTTTTACTTGGTATTTTACCTCTTGTTTTTGCAAGTGGTGCAGGAGCTGTATCAAGACAATCTTTAGGTACTGCTGTATTTGGAGGGATGATTATGTCTACATTTTTAACTCTACTATTAACCCCTGTACTTTTTGTAGTTTTACAAAGATTAAGAGAAGCAAGAAAGGAGAAAACAGATGTTCAATAA
- a CDS encoding VOC family protein, with amino-acid sequence MLTIKNLDHFVLTVKDIAKTVEFYTNVLGMEKEIFKESRVALKYGNSKINLHQLGKEFEPKAFNVKEGSADLCFIINCSLEEAKKHINSFGIELEYDIVKRTGALGEIESIYIRDPDKNLIELSNYQKG; translated from the coding sequence ATGTTAACTATTAAAAACTTAGACCATTTTGTTTTAACAGTAAAGGATATAGCTAAAACAGTAGAGTTTTATACAAATGTTTTAGGTATGGAAAAAGAGATTTTCAAAGAGTCAAGAGTTGCTTTAAAATATGGTAACTCTAAAATAAACTTACATCAGTTAGGAAAAGAGTTTGAACCAAAAGCTTTTAATGTAAAAGAAGGAAGTGCAGACTTATGTTTTATTATAAATTGCTCTTTAGAAGAAGCAAAAAAACATATCAATAGTTTTGGAATAGAACTTGAATATGATATTGTAAAAAGAACCGGAGCTTTAGGAGAGATTGAATCTATTTACATAAGAGACCCAGATAAAAATCTAATAGAGCTTTCAAACTATCAAAAAGGATAA
- a CDS encoding paraquat-inducible protein A, translating into MSEELEKITICKDCGLVLNKPQLDYNHQFHCPRCNALIYKYGQDYLTVLLFAITSIILFIPAIFLPLLSLEILDLKQTTTLVETLLIFFKNGYTAVSILITFIGIIVPLCMLILIMSILIPLKLGKSAKYVSKPLKFYEHLLEWQMGEIYMISIVVAIIKLQKMATLDIGMGFYFFLCFLLMMSLTMALFNPYDVWNENEIQK; encoded by the coding sequence TTGTCCGAAGAGTTAGAGAAAATAACTATTTGTAAAGATTGTGGTCTTGTTTTAAATAAACCACAATTAGATTACAATCATCAATTTCATTGTCCAAGATGTAATGCTTTGATTTATAAGTATGGACAAGATTACTTAACAGTATTACTTTTTGCAATAACTTCAATAATTCTTTTTATACCAGCAATCTTTTTACCTCTATTAAGTCTTGAAATATTAGATTTGAAGCAGACTACAACTTTAGTAGAGACTCTATTAATATTTTTTAAAAATGGATATACCGCTGTTTCTATATTGATTACTTTTATTGGAATAATAGTTCCTCTTTGTATGTTAATATTAATTATGTCTATTTTAATTCCTTTAAAATTAGGTAAAAGTGCTAAATATGTTTCCAAACCATTGAAGTTTTACGAACATCTTTTAGAGTGGCAGATGGGTGAAATATATATGATTAGTATTGTAGTAGCAATTATTAAACTTCAAAAAATGGCAACTTTAGATATAGGTATGGGTTTTTATTTCTTTTTATGTTTTTTACTGATGATGTCTTTGACTATGGCATTATTTAATCCTTATGATGTTTGGAATGAAAATGAAATACAAAAGTGA
- a CDS encoding phospholipase A, which yields MKKLLLLPLFCLLLNAQDKEELLKQAQEYEKKQDYKNAMLIYKKIAENKTIEFPKEEAIAIVEKPEIKPIKKNLNTIEDKETKSTIEQILESSFDIYPYQENYFFPISYDTKSRDDRKRNETKFQLSIKKPIIHDFFGLDETFYFGYTQTSWWQLYHDSSPFRETNYKPEVFVTIPYGKKDKTALKAFKAGFLHESNGQSEEKSRSWNRIYLESFFQYENLFIVPRVWYRIKEDKNSDDNHDIQDYLGYGDVTFVYPYKEHTFKLLFRNNLKSNNNRSYGQLDWTFPFFGSKNTFGHIQLSSGYGDSLIDYNEDITRINFGISLSR from the coding sequence ATGAAAAAACTTTTATTATTACCTCTTTTTTGTTTACTTTTAAATGCTCAAGATAAAGAAGAGCTTTTAAAGCAAGCACAAGAATATGAAAAAAAACAAGACTATAAAAATGCAATGCTTATTTATAAAAAAATTGCAGAAAATAAAACAATAGAGTTTCCAAAAGAAGAAGCTATTGCAATAGTTGAAAAACCAGAGATTAAACCAATAAAGAAGAATCTTAATACAATTGAAGATAAAGAGACAAAATCTACAATTGAGCAAATTTTAGAATCATCTTTTGATATTTATCCTTATCAAGAAAACTACTTCTTTCCTATCTCATATGATACAAAATCAAGAGATGATAGAAAAAGAAATGAAACAAAATTTCAATTAAGTATAAAAAAACCAATCATTCATGACTTCTTTGGTCTTGATGAAACTTTCTATTTTGGTTATACCCAAACTTCATGGTGGCAGTTATACCATGATTCATCTCCTTTTAGAGAGACAAATTATAAACCTGAAGTTTTTGTAACTATTCCATATGGGAAAAAAGACAAAACAGCCTTAAAAGCTTTTAAAGCAGGTTTTTTACATGAATCAAATGGACAAAGTGAAGAGAAGTCAAGGTCATGGAATAGAATCTATTTAGAAAGCTTTTTTCAATATGAAAACTTATTTATAGTCCCTAGAGTTTGGTATAGAATAAAAGAGGATAAAAATAGCGATGATAACCATGATATTCAAGACTATTTAGGTTATGGGGATGTAACTTTTGTTTATCCATATAAAGAGCATACTTTTAAACTTCTATTTAGAAATAATTTAAAATCAAATAATAATAGAAGCTATGGACAACTTGATTGGACTTTCCCATTTTTTGGTTCAAAAAACACTTTTGGACATATTCAACTTTCAAGTGGTTATGGAGATAGTTTAATTGATTATAATGAAGATATTACAAGAATAAATTTTGGTATCTCTTTATCAAGATAG
- a CDS encoding paraquat-inducible protein A, with protein MKYKSDKDLGLVLCKHCNSVSKVKEKVCRKCKSKLKQRDEYSLVKTFSFTIVAIIFLFPANILPMMEVTTLGVVEANTIFDGIVYFFQTKSYLIAFVIFVASIAVPIFKLVVLLYLLYITKYNKISLAKNATKYYRIIKFIGKWSMLDIFVVALMIVMVQFGNLSNITAGLAAVAFTIVVISTMLATESFDTRTLWDKD; from the coding sequence ATGAAATACAAAAGTGATAAAGACTTAGGCTTAGTTTTGTGTAAACATTGTAATAGTGTTTCAAAGGTAAAAGAAAAAGTTTGTAGAAAATGTAAGAGTAAATTAAAACAAAGGGATGAATATTCGTTAGTTAAAACATTTAGTTTTACTATTGTAGCAATTATTTTTTTGTTTCCAGCAAATATTTTACCAATGATGGAAGTTACTACTTTAGGTGTTGTTGAAGCAAATACAATTTTTGATGGTATTGTTTACTTTTTTCAAACAAAATCTTATTTAATAGCTTTTGTTATCTTTGTCGCTAGTATTGCTGTACCAATATTTAAATTAGTAGTTTTATTATATCTTTTGTATATAACTAAGTATAATAAAATATCATTAGCTAAAAATGCTACAAAATATTATAGGATTATAAAATTTATAGGTAAGTGGTCAATGCTTGATATCTTTGTTGTTGCTTTAATGATAGTAATGGTTCAATTTGGAAATTTATCAAATATTACAGCAGGATTAGCTGCTGTGGCTTTTACTATTGTTGTTATTTCAACAATGCTAGCAACCGAGAGTTTTGATACACGAACATTATGGGATAAGGATTAA